Proteins encoded within one genomic window of Planctomycetota bacterium:
- a CDS encoding tetratricopeptide repeat protein, translated as MAKRKFNLKFFLLFSSVAVLVAILIGGFYYYQIVLGPERNFRNGNQYMESGNYDKAINYYGRSISKKPNNITYLNAMEAALLKLVPKTSSEASERYNSWVNVRMARTRAASADPKVWIDAMETLRDRCELYNSDVMWRDFSVAGELMSRSIPAEDPAQALAKFWKVLGLNARFATLTPEERDQLDKGFPEVVKLLPTNDRVWLAYLDYLLVKADTYERGNQKALAEETFRKFDAAVVECRKVNPGGIAAPASIVTRLEDLKAKRTGQVKQEDLDAAFKEVLEVAPRIRNDRKLTLAAAGAIFSARSFDANVQAMKLIEERLKEYPNDAVTQRVYLNIARGMSTGIGKDIAEAVFVQPNLPTSIESVSQLGAREAAGDLLYTLAFEDWRKATDEADKKAKLEIVRQTRDRVVKYFTSQSLTAQVEDIEARTALAEGNANDAAIRFDALLKKIPDPTQEMYFYAGYANILRNQPGTALSLVTRGLEHFPTYPPLLNLSAKLNGGMGRYDEARKALEKLVEVSPDDKEARESLALLGDAKKTNTEVAATRATNAVTAALGAAEREMMKHNFDGAIAMLAKELAANPSEVRILQALCQVNIVKGDLPAAKVFIDKGLALDPKNTYFLQMRAITDNTDPIDRIVASIKLLNTDPKEQKVQIYVGLSSAMYKMRQAVTNIPEDKLDPAVKAQMERCEKMMGPALDEALAADPKNLLVLEIASGDAQDRKDFAAVEKYAAAVADAGDLGLAATIRSRVLVSQDKLQEAIAVIQAARQKGDQNPIMLRQLGMLFERTGNVEGALELVRESYDRRPNDATTARVYAELLQRSGDRQKSLQVLQQAARVNPDDNELIVAWLDLEGQIGDRTGTFLLRKRIYKERPSFGQNSLALARLLLETPGDPNLMVDANNKQKFTEQDLRDANTPRMQAALAAAAKANLEEGFEIIRFLQEAAPGDTTLSLINARALKKFASEKEGEAAIRRDIAKVGPGKSAELWIALGVYLDENKKPEAARVAFEEAQKQQDPKTMGVNIRIADYWFNQSQWKNAREALETAAKAGAINDAGLWMRLSEICSRLRDYDAAEQYLAKAASGSPTKETLCTIELLRATNLQGRGELAIINGDVATSDKDFNSAREALTRATELLPNSSLAWVSLSDFERKMYQRTRDPKRIQAAEQAADRATDISVGYWQGIRNKEMVLLEQDKVKDAITVVDKFLSLASQNTEARRDLIELHLRANNVQRAIDLAQEGSRMNPRDATWQTLVGNLNVRRNDMAGATTAFDAAFTIQPGENQLFDCVNQRLRSSKDKKDWAGVLTLLRNNAIVVATSPKLQILLAVALVNTNQRDPGLTAMRTGYKTIQDGIATGAMRSDEWGMWYSGLGNCFEKKPQESEVFVKSLLGKKEMDYWNCTGIATLYADLGPEGTSRAVELLEQAAALAKAQGGAESNQLQAVAYMQAGNLLYADKNCEKGVQYFEKALALIPTNPSALNNASYLIAKCGSDFPRAIELARKCVELNPGVDDFQDTLGFALLKAGKAQESLEPFQKAYVMTQKPGSMIHLAEAFIELKRPADAREFLEKAKTRTPTDDQLAEIKALEAKLK; from the coding sequence ATGGCCAAGCGCAAATTCAACCTGAAATTCTTCCTCCTCTTCTCGAGCGTCGCCGTGCTGGTGGCGATCCTGATCGGGGGCTTCTACTACTACCAAATCGTTCTGGGCCCCGAGCGCAATTTCCGCAACGGCAACCAGTACATGGAGTCGGGCAACTACGACAAGGCCATCAACTACTACGGCCGTTCGATCTCCAAGAAGCCGAACAACATCACGTACCTGAACGCGATGGAGGCCGCGCTGCTGAAGCTGGTGCCCAAGACTTCGAGCGAAGCCAGCGAGCGTTACAACAGCTGGGTGAACGTCCGCATGGCGCGCACCCGCGCCGCCAGCGCCGACCCCAAGGTCTGGATCGACGCCATGGAGACGCTGCGCGACCGCTGCGAGCTCTACAACTCGGACGTGATGTGGCGAGACTTCTCGGTCGCCGGCGAGCTCATGTCGCGGTCGATTCCCGCCGAGGACCCGGCCCAAGCCTTGGCGAAATTCTGGAAAGTCCTCGGCCTCAACGCGCGCTTCGCGACCCTGACGCCCGAGGAGCGCGACCAGTTGGACAAGGGATTTCCGGAAGTCGTCAAGCTGCTGCCCACCAATGACCGCGTCTGGCTTGCCTATCTGGACTACCTGCTGGTCAAGGCGGACACCTACGAGCGCGGCAACCAGAAGGCGCTGGCCGAAGAGACCTTCCGCAAGTTCGACGCCGCGGTGGTCGAATGCAGGAAGGTCAATCCCGGCGGCATCGCCGCCCCGGCCTCGATCGTGACGCGGCTGGAGGACCTGAAGGCGAAGCGCACGGGCCAGGTCAAGCAGGAGGATCTGGACGCGGCGTTCAAGGAAGTGCTCGAAGTGGCGCCGCGGATCCGCAATGACCGGAAGCTGACCCTGGCGGCGGCGGGGGCGATCTTCTCAGCTCGCTCCTTCGATGCGAACGTGCAGGCCATGAAGCTGATCGAGGAGCGCCTCAAGGAATACCCCAACGACGCCGTGACGCAGCGGGTCTATCTCAACATCGCCCGGGGCATGAGCACCGGGATCGGCAAGGACATCGCCGAGGCCGTGTTCGTGCAGCCCAATCTGCCCACCTCGATCGAGTCCGTCTCCCAGCTGGGCGCGCGCGAAGCCGCCGGCGACCTGCTCTACACGCTCGCCTTCGAGGATTGGCGCAAGGCCACCGACGAAGCCGACAAGAAAGCCAAGCTCGAGATTGTGCGCCAGACCCGCGACCGCGTGGTCAAGTACTTCACCTCGCAGTCGCTGACCGCGCAGGTGGAGGACATCGAGGCCCGGACCGCGCTGGCCGAGGGCAACGCCAACGACGCCGCGATCCGCTTCGACGCCCTGCTGAAGAAGATCCCCGATCCGACCCAGGAGATGTACTTCTACGCGGGCTACGCCAACATCCTCCGCAACCAGCCGGGCACCGCGCTCTCGCTGGTGACCCGCGGCCTTGAGCATTTCCCCACCTATCCGCCCCTGCTCAATCTGAGCGCCAAGCTCAATGGCGGCATGGGCCGCTACGACGAAGCGCGCAAGGCGCTGGAAAAACTGGTCGAGGTGAGCCCCGACGACAAGGAGGCCCGTGAGTCGCTGGCGCTGCTGGGCGACGCCAAGAAGACCAACACCGAGGTCGCCGCCACTCGCGCCACCAACGCGGTCACCGCGGCGCTGGGCGCCGCCGAGCGCGAGATGATGAAGCACAATTTCGACGGCGCCATCGCCATGCTCGCCAAGGAGCTGGCGGCGAACCCCTCGGAGGTTCGCATCCTGCAGGCGCTCTGCCAGGTCAACATCGTCAAGGGCGACCTTCCTGCGGCCAAGGTGTTCATCGACAAGGGCCTGGCCCTGGATCCGAAGAACACCTATTTCCTGCAGATGAGGGCGATCACCGACAACACCGATCCCATCGACCGGATCGTGGCGTCGATCAAGCTGCTCAACACCGACCCGAAGGAGCAGAAGGTTCAGATTTACGTCGGACTCTCCAGCGCCATGTACAAAATGCGGCAGGCCGTCACGAACATTCCCGAGGACAAGTTGGATCCTGCGGTGAAGGCACAGATGGAGCGATGCGAGAAAATGATGGGTCCCGCGCTCGATGAGGCCCTGGCGGCGGATCCCAAGAATCTTCTGGTGCTGGAGATCGCCTCGGGCGACGCCCAGGACCGCAAGGACTTCGCGGCCGTCGAGAAATACGCCGCCGCGGTCGCTGACGCGGGCGACCTGGGCCTGGCCGCGACCATCCGGTCGCGCGTCCTGGTCTCCCAGGACAAGCTGCAGGAGGCGATCGCCGTGATCCAGGCGGCGCGCCAGAAGGGCGATCAGAACCCGATCATGCTCCGACAACTCGGCATGCTCTTCGAGCGGACCGGCAACGTGGAGGGCGCCCTGGAGCTGGTGCGCGAAAGCTACGACCGCCGGCCCAACGACGCGACCACGGCCCGCGTCTACGCGGAACTTCTTCAGCGCAGCGGCGACCGTCAGAAGTCCCTGCAGGTGCTGCAGCAGGCGGCCCGCGTGAACCCCGATGACAACGAACTGATCGTGGCTTGGCTCGACCTCGAGGGGCAGATCGGTGACCGCACCGGCACCTTCCTGCTGCGCAAGCGGATCTACAAGGAGCGGCCGTCGTTCGGGCAGAACTCCCTGGCTTTAGCCCGGCTGCTGCTGGAGACGCCCGGCGACCCGAACCTGATGGTCGACGCCAACAACAAGCAGAAATTCACCGAGCAGGATCTGCGCGACGCGAACACGCCGCGGATGCAGGCGGCGCTGGCCGCGGCGGCCAAGGCCAACCTGGAGGAAGGCTTCGAGATCATTCGCTTCCTGCAGGAGGCGGCCCCCGGGGACACCACGCTCTCGCTGATCAATGCGCGGGCGCTGAAGAAGTTCGCCTCGGAGAAGGAAGGCGAAGCGGCGATTCGCCGGGACATCGCCAAGGTGGGCCCCGGCAAGAGCGCCGAGCTCTGGATCGCGCTGGGTGTGTACCTGGACGAGAACAAGAAGCCCGAGGCGGCGCGGGTCGCCTTCGAGGAGGCGCAGAAGCAGCAGGATCCCAAGACCATGGGCGTCAACATCCGCATCGCGGACTACTGGTTCAACCAGTCGCAGTGGAAGAATGCCCGCGAGGCGTTGGAGACCGCGGCCAAGGCGGGGGCGATCAACGATGCCGGCCTGTGGATGCGGCTCTCCGAGATCTGCAGCCGCCTGCGCGACTACGACGCGGCCGAGCAGTACCTGGCCAAGGCCGCCAGCGGATCTCCCACCAAGGAGACGCTCTGCACCATCGAGCTGCTGCGCGCCACCAACCTCCAGGGCCGCGGCGAACTGGCGATCATCAACGGCGACGTCGCCACCAGCGACAAGGACTTCAACTCGGCGCGGGAAGCCCTGACCCGCGCCACCGAGCTGCTGCCCAACTCCAGCCTGGCCTGGGTCTCGCTCTCCGACTTCGAGCGGAAGATGTACCAGCGCACCCGCGATCCCAAGCGGATCCAGGCGGCGGAGCAGGCCGCGGACCGCGCCACCGACATTTCGGTCGGCTACTGGCAGGGCATCCGCAACAAGGAAATGGTGCTGCTGGAGCAGGACAAGGTGAAGGACGCCATCACGGTGGTCGACAAGTTCCTCTCCCTCGCGTCGCAGAACACCGAGGCCCGCCGCGATCTGATCGAGTTGCATCTGCGGGCCAACAACGTCCAGCGCGCCATCGATCTGGCCCAGGAAGGGTCGCGCATGAATCCGCGCGACGCCACCTGGCAGACCCTGGTGGGCAACCTGAACGTGCGCCGCAACGACATGGCGGGCGCGACCACGGCCTTCGACGCCGCGTTCACCATCCAGCCCGGCGAGAACCAGCTTTTCGACTGCGTGAACCAGAGACTGCGCAGCAGCAAGGACAAGAAGGACTGGGCCGGCGTGCTCACGCTGTTGCGCAACAACGCGATCGTGGTGGCCACCTCGCCGAAGCTGCAGATTCTGCTGGCGGTGGCCCTGGTGAACACCAACCAGCGCGACCCCGGTCTCACCGCGATGCGCACCGGCTACAAGACGATCCAGGACGGCATCGCCACGGGCGCGATGCGCTCCGACGAGTGGGGCATGTGGTACTCCGGCCTGGGCAACTGCTTCGAGAAGAAGCCACAGGAGTCCGAGGTCTTTGTCAAGTCGCTGCTGGGCAAGAAGGAGATGGACTACTGGAATTGCACCGGCATCGCCACGCTCTACGCCGACCTCGGTCCCGAGGGCACGTCGCGGGCCGTCGAGCTGCTGGAGCAGGCGGCGGCTCTGGCCAAGGCACAGGGCGGCGCCGAATCGAACCAGTTGCAGGCGGTGGCCTACATGCAGGCGGGCAATCTGCTCTACGCGGACAAGAATTGCGAGAAGGGTGTCCAGTACTTCGAGAAGGCCCTGGCGCTGATTCCCACAAATCCCAGCGCGCTCAACAACGCCTCCTACCTGATCGCCAAGTGCGGCAGCGACTTCCCCCGGGCCATCGAGCTGGCCCGCAAGTGCGTTGAGCTCAATCCCGGCGTCGACGATTTCCAGGACACGCTGGGCTTTGCGCTGCTCAAGGCCGGCAAGGCGCAGGAGTCGCTGGAGCCCTTCCAAAAGGCCTACGTCATGACCCAGAAGCCGGGCTCCATGATCCATCTGGCCGAGGCCTTTATCGAACTGAAGCGTCCCGCCGACGCGCGGGAATTCCTGGAAAAGGCCAAGACCCGCACGCCCACCGACGACCAGCTCGCCGAGATCAAGGCGCTGGAAGCCAAGCTGAAATGA
- a CDS encoding NAD-dependent epimerase/dehydratase family protein, whose protein sequence is MPAPTQHILVTGGAGFIGSHLVERLLERGGHITVVDDLSTGDEANLAAARSLGGDRLRFVRDTVSGAFAATGSPRFAEIYHLAAAVGVRLIVDRPSRSIETNVLETSAAIHWAVRDGARLLVASSSEVYGKGVRVPFSESDDVVFGPTTSSRWSYGYSKALDEFLTLAAISESKLKSVIIRFFNTVGPRQKGDWGMVLPRFVQAAVADRPLEVHGDGSQQRCFCDVRDVVPALIQLLGSAECQGRVFNLGSDQMISMEALAERVVRLTGSASRVVHVPHEQVFGRGFEDLLVRQPNLERLRGAIGFAPKISLDQTILDIAELLRGRRTKEHAA, encoded by the coding sequence ATGCCCGCACCAACGCAACACATTCTGGTCACGGGTGGCGCGGGATTCATCGGAAGCCACCTGGTGGAGCGGCTGCTGGAGCGCGGCGGCCACATCACTGTGGTGGACGACCTCTCCACCGGCGACGAGGCCAATCTCGCCGCGGCGCGGAGCCTGGGCGGCGACCGCCTGCGCTTCGTCCGCGACACGGTGAGCGGCGCCTTCGCGGCGACGGGCTCGCCGCGCTTCGCGGAGATCTACCACCTCGCAGCGGCGGTCGGCGTCCGCCTGATTGTGGATCGCCCCAGCCGCTCGATCGAGACCAACGTGCTCGAGACCAGCGCCGCCATCCACTGGGCGGTGCGCGATGGAGCCCGGCTGCTGGTCGCCTCCAGCAGCGAGGTCTACGGCAAGGGCGTGCGCGTGCCCTTCTCCGAGTCCGACGACGTGGTCTTCGGACCCACCACCTCCTCGCGGTGGAGTTACGGCTATTCCAAGGCGCTGGACGAGTTCCTCACCCTCGCGGCGATCTCCGAGTCGAAATTGAAATCAGTGATCATTCGCTTCTTCAACACCGTCGGGCCGAGGCAGAAGGGCGACTGGGGCATGGTGCTGCCGCGGTTCGTCCAGGCCGCGGTCGCGGATCGGCCGCTCGAGGTGCATGGCGATGGTTCGCAGCAGCGATGTTTTTGCGATGTCCGGGACGTCGTTCCCGCCCTGATCCAGTTGCTCGGCTCGGCGGAGTGCCAGGGCCGGGTCTTCAATCTCGGCTCCGACCAGATGATCTCCATGGAGGCGCTCGCCGAGCGCGTGGTCCGGCTGACCGGCTCCGCGTCGCGCGTGGTCCATGTGCCGCACGAGCAGGTCTTCGGCAGGGGTTTCGAGGATCTCCTGGTGCGCCAGCCCAACCTGGAGCGCCTTCGCGGCGCCATCGGATTCGCCCCGAAGATCTCCCTGGATCAGACGATCCTGGACATCGCGGAATTATTGCGGGGACGCCGGACCAAGGAGCACGCGGCGTGA
- a CDS encoding undecaprenyl/decaprenyl-phosphate alpha-N-acetylglucosaminyl 1-phosphate transferase → MTQAMIPTSAPPITATDPAAWITLHPLEILSGYMPVFVVALLTTLIVTPIVRRVAISADIVDKPDKARKLHAYPVAYLGGLAIFAGALVAIGTSVIFPGEQASSLELQGVPLSIVVGMLAIVFTGLADDIWKWDPRLKIAGQLIAAAALAIEDVGPQLAAGILSAIFGAPQDILFSIGSFHVPNSELYYWVGTAITAIFVIGGCNAANLIDGLDGLLTGTTTIMAIGFLAISLIMAYSIPIEHPERTFAGTRIILSLVLLGTTLGFLPYNFNPAIIFLGDCGSLLIGFLSVVIIMTFGENGTTKYAVAGILCFGLPILDTTLSIIRRKVEGKSISDADHNHIHHKLKRHFGTVRKAVLALYGIAAGFTILGVGLSSLLLLTDVRGIVVEASVLAAFLLVVVFSVKRAKYQEWLKRNPPERKAVPSANSQERSQS, encoded by the coding sequence GTGACGCAGGCGATGATTCCAACCTCGGCGCCGCCGATCACGGCCACCGATCCCGCGGCATGGATCACGCTGCACCCACTTGAAATCCTCTCGGGGTACATGCCGGTCTTCGTGGTGGCGCTGCTGACCACGCTCATCGTCACGCCGATCGTCCGCCGCGTGGCGATCTCCGCGGACATCGTCGACAAGCCCGACAAGGCCCGCAAGCTGCACGCCTATCCCGTGGCCTACCTGGGCGGGCTCGCCATCTTCGCCGGCGCGCTGGTCGCCATCGGCACCAGCGTGATCTTCCCCGGCGAGCAGGCCTCGAGCTTGGAGCTGCAGGGGGTGCCGCTGAGCATCGTGGTGGGCATGCTGGCGATCGTCTTCACCGGCCTCGCCGACGACATCTGGAAGTGGGATCCGCGCTTGAAGATCGCCGGTCAGTTGATCGCTGCGGCGGCCCTGGCCATCGAGGACGTCGGCCCGCAACTGGCGGCCGGGATTCTCTCCGCGATCTTCGGAGCCCCACAGGACATCCTCTTCTCGATCGGCTCGTTCCATGTACCCAACTCGGAGCTCTACTACTGGGTCGGCACCGCGATCACCGCCATTTTCGTCATCGGCGGATGCAACGCGGCCAACCTGATCGACGGGCTCGACGGCCTGCTCACCGGCACCACCACCATCATGGCGATCGGATTCCTGGCGATCAGCCTGATCATGGCCTACTCGATCCCCATCGAGCATCCGGAGCGGACGTTCGCGGGGACTCGCATCATTCTCAGCCTGGTGCTGCTGGGCACGACGCTGGGATTCCTGCCTTACAACTTCAACCCCGCGATCATCTTCCTGGGTGACTGCGGCAGCCTGCTCATCGGATTCCTGAGCGTGGTGATCATCATGACCTTCGGCGAGAACGGCACCACCAAGTACGCCGTGGCTGGCATCCTCTGCTTCGGGCTGCCGATTTTGGACACGACGCTCTCGATCATCCGTCGGAAGGTCGAGGGCAAGTCCATCTCGGACGCGGACCACAACCACATTCACCACAAGCTCAAGCGCCACTTCGGCACCGTGCGCAAGGCGGTGCTGGCGCTCTACGGCATCGCCGCGGGGTTCACGATCCTGGGCGTCGGCCTCTCCTCGCTGCTGCTGCTGACCGACGTCCGCGGCATCGTGGTGGAGGCGAGCGTGCTGGCGGCGTTCCTGCTGGTCGTGGTGTTCTCGGTGAAACGCGCGAAGTACCAGGAATGGCTGAAGCGCAACCCGCCGGAGCGCAAGGCGGTTCCATCGGCCAATTCGCAGGAACGATCCCAGTCGTGA
- the mraW gene encoding 16S rRNA (cytosine(1402)-N(4))-methyltransferase, protein MALRIAVNRELESLESLLSTLEREIAGFFPVVAPEAGGSFPSISGAGRPHKKDPIATGQGGSQRGWLNQNARVAILAFHSLEDRLIKRAFVEWERHGWVSRLTRKPLVAGDAECDANPRARSAKLRSVRIAGV, encoded by the coding sequence ATGGCCCTGCGGATCGCGGTGAACCGGGAGCTGGAGTCGCTGGAATCACTCCTGAGCACACTTGAGCGGGAAATTGCCGGGTTTTTTCCGGTCGTCGCGCCGGAAGCGGGGGGCTCGTTCCCCTCCATTTCAGGCGCCGGACGCCCGCATAAAAAGGACCCGATCGCAACGGGGCAGGGGGGGTCGCAACGGGGCTGGCTGAACCAAAATGCGCGCGTGGCAATTTTGGCGTTCCACAGCCTGGAAGACCGATTGATTAAAAGAGCTTTCGTTGAGTGGGAGCGCCATGGATGGGTGTCCCGGCTCACGCGAAAACCTCTCGTCGCGGGCGACGCGGAGTGCGATGCCAATCCAAGGGCTCGCTCCGCCAAGCTTCGCTCGGTTCGGATTGCGGGCGTGTAG
- a CDS encoding LysM peptidoglycan-binding domain-containing protein, with translation MTRENKLAMVVGFGLLLFVGILVSDHFSTAQRQENANLVTADRTRERVSRPISIAAMPVAGVNAIQPAEVMPGNTPNDVRRTSNENTAAPDARTPNSDVRPIPNLPNPAPETPVTTVDKSKATKVQESEPGVQLHPIAEGETLYSICAKTYGDGTLWKELAEYNKKALPNPAQLRKGVTLRLPPAEKLRHGSAVASTTKGARVSATPSEQENAALHSNSASGSKASPNVQLLAASDLASVDMNPPVIGERTSVVEVEPKSLKSPAKSSVVEPDPKSTKTAAKTAAPKSASKSAASSSGGDTYVVQKGDTLASISRKKLGKNGKWQDIVAANESTLSNPAALSPGMTIKLPKTN, from the coding sequence ATGACTCGAGAAAATAAACTGGCGATGGTGGTTGGATTCGGACTTTTGCTTTTCGTGGGCATTCTGGTGAGCGATCACTTCAGCACCGCCCAGCGGCAGGAAAATGCGAACCTGGTGACCGCGGATCGGACGCGCGAGCGCGTCAGCCGCCCGATCTCCATCGCGGCGATGCCGGTGGCCGGCGTCAACGCCATCCAGCCCGCCGAAGTGATGCCGGGAAACACCCCCAACGACGTGCGCCGCACTTCCAACGAGAACACCGCGGCCCCGGACGCGCGGACCCCCAACTCGGATGTCCGCCCCATCCCCAACTTGCCCAACCCCGCGCCGGAAACTCCGGTGACCACTGTGGACAAGTCCAAGGCAACCAAGGTGCAGGAGAGCGAGCCCGGCGTCCAGCTCCATCCGATCGCCGAGGGCGAGACCCTCTATTCCATCTGCGCCAAGACCTATGGCGACGGCACGCTCTGGAAGGAACTGGCCGAGTACAACAAGAAGGCGCTGCCCAACCCCGCGCAGCTGCGCAAGGGCGTGACGCTGCGGCTTCCGCCGGCGGAGAAGCTTCGCCATGGCTCGGCGGTTGCTTCCACCACCAAGGGCGCGAGAGTCAGCGCGACGCCAAGCGAGCAGGAGAACGCGGCGCTGCATTCGAACAGCGCGAGCGGTTCGAAGGCGAGCCCGAATGTTCAGTTGCTTGCGGCATCGGACCTTGCCAGCGTGGACATGAACCCTCCCGTGATCGGCGAGCGCACCAGCGTGGTCGAGGTCGAACCGAAGTCCCTCAAGTCGCCCGCCAAGAGCAGCGTGGTCGAGCCCGATCCGAAGTCGACCAAGACGGCCGCGAAGACCGCGGCGCCGAAGTCCGCGTCGAAGTCGGCGGCTTCCTCCTCGGGCGGCGACACCTACGTCGTGCAGAAGGGCGACACGCTCGCCTCCATTTCCAGGAAAAAGCTGGGGAAAAACGGCAAATGGCAGGACATCGTCGCCGCCAACGAGTCGACGCTCTCCAATCCGGCCGCGCTCTCGCCCGGCATGACCATCAAGCTTCCCAAAACCAACTGA
- a CDS encoding penicillin-binding protein 2, with protein MNEFGANQVADAQSSRIRAWSRVLILSVSIALLSISARVAWLKTTDDAQLLAAAGVHRSTAPEPASRGQIVDRRGRVLAASLMGRRLFADPAMIWERGWEKIRKGKLEDPDSQAVGDPFKDASTAIAGALGTSSTSIENILRKRADDRYVHLADMLTPEQVEAVRALNLPGIGIESRPIREYPAGDLAALAVGRVGTEHKGQAGAELHHDAQVHGQDGQLVFLRDVKRQPLWIDGNDYQPPRDGVDVRLSLDLVVQEIAERLLQSAVKQWNAGGGRAVVMDVQTGDILAMADFLHPRKGWKEVTTDPGRNLHASLGRNRNVTDPYEPGSTFKPFVWATATEIGVFKPESMVPLPNGPYVTKFGRVIRDVKYPGPVTWKKVLMKSLNGGMACAAERMKFGQMQDMLQRFGFGQKTGVGIPGESEGLVTTPKNWSVYTQTSVCMGHEIGVTTIQMVQAFSAFCRDGTMVPARLSLGTEGTEDQYSIPRKRVMPEAIALTTREGMEGVMIEGTGRKAQSEFYRMFGKSGTAQLPKPKGQGKGYFEDRYVSSFIAGAPFENPRIVCLVVIDDPDKAKGHFGGSIAGPVCRDIVDATLNYMGVEPDQPEKQGKLAVQQRDEPDRH; from the coding sequence ATGAACGAGTTCGGAGCCAATCAAGTCGCCGACGCCCAGTCGAGCCGGATCCGCGCCTGGAGCCGCGTGCTCATTCTTTCCGTCTCGATAGCCCTGCTGTCGATTTCGGCGCGGGTGGCCTGGTTGAAAACCACCGACGACGCCCAGCTGCTCGCCGCGGCGGGCGTGCATCGAAGCACCGCACCGGAGCCCGCCTCGCGCGGACAGATCGTGGACCGCCGCGGTCGTGTGCTGGCGGCGAGTCTGATGGGGCGCCGTCTCTTCGCGGATCCCGCGATGATCTGGGAGCGCGGCTGGGAGAAGATCCGCAAGGGCAAGCTCGAGGATCCCGATTCGCAGGCGGTGGGCGATCCCTTCAAGGACGCCTCAACCGCCATCGCCGGCGCGCTGGGCACCTCCTCAACGTCAATCGAAAATATTCTGCGCAAGCGCGCTGATGACCGCTACGTGCATCTGGCCGACATGCTGACGCCCGAGCAGGTGGAGGCGGTCCGCGCCCTGAATCTTCCCGGCATTGGCATCGAGTCGCGCCCGATCCGCGAATATCCCGCGGGCGATTTGGCGGCCCTGGCCGTGGGCCGCGTCGGCACCGAGCACAAGGGCCAGGCCGGCGCCGAGCTGCACCATGACGCTCAAGTGCACGGACAGGATGGCCAGCTGGTCTTCCTGCGCGATGTCAAGCGTCAGCCCTTGTGGATCGACGGCAACGACTATCAGCCGCCGCGCGACGGCGTCGACGTGCGACTCTCGCTCGACCTGGTCGTGCAGGAGATCGCCGAGCGCCTGCTGCAAAGCGCGGTGAAGCAATGGAACGCCGGCGGCGGCCGCGCCGTGGTGATGGATGTGCAGACCGGCGACATCCTGGCGATGGCGGACTTTCTCCATCCACGCAAGGGCTGGAAGGAAGTCACCACCGATCCCGGGCGCAACCTGCACGCCTCGCTGGGGCGCAACCGCAATGTCACCGATCCCTACGAGCCGGGCTCCACCTTCAAGCCCTTCGTGTGGGCCACGGCGACGGAGATCGGCGTCTTCAAGCCTGAGTCGATGGTGCCGCTGCCCAACGGTCCCTATGTCACCAAGTTCGGGCGCGTCATCCGCGACGTGAAGTACCCCGGGCCTGTGACCTGGAAGAAAGTCCTGATGAAGTCGCTCAACGGCGGCATGGCCTGCGCCGCCGAGCGCATGAAATTCGGCCAGATGCAGGACATGCTGCAGCGCTTCGGCTTCGGCCAGAAGACCGGCGTGGGCATTCCCGGCGAGAGCGAAGGGCTGGTGACCACGCCGAAGAACTGGTCCGTCTACACCCAGACCAGCGTCTGCATGGGCCACGAAATCGGCGTGACCACGATCCAGATGGTGCAGGCCTTCTCCGCCTTCTGCCGCGACGGCACCATGGTGCCCGCACGCTTGTCGCTGGGGACCGAGGGCACCGAGGATCAATACTCAATTCCGCGCAAGCGCGTGATGCCCGAGGCGATCGCCCTGACCACGCGCGAGGGAATGGAAGGCGTCATGATCGAGGGCACCGGCCGCAAGGCGCAGAGCGAGTTCTACCGGATGTTCGGCAAGTCCGGCACCGCGCAGCTGCCCAAACCCAAGGGACAGGGCAAGGGCTATTTCGAGGATCGCTACGTCAGCTCCTTCATCGCGGGCGCTCCCTTCGAGAATCCGCGCATCGTTTGCCTGGTCGTGATCGATGATCCCGACAAGGCCAAGGGCCACTTCGGAGGTTCGATCGCCGGTCCGGTCTGCCGCGACATCGTCGATGCGACGCTGAACTACATGGGCGTGGAGCCCGACCAGCCCGAGAAGCAGGGCAAGCTCGCGGTGCAGCAGCGCGACGAACCCGATCGGCACTGA